In one Nocardioides sp. NBC_00368 genomic region, the following are encoded:
- the mfd gene encoding transcription-repair coupling factor, giving the protein MAEAKGGRMLALDVTGPEALRPFVVTGLVRQERTVLAVTATSREAEDLVSDLTDLLPPDSVAYYPSWETLPHERLSPRSDTVGRRLAVLRRLRHPDADGAHGPLKVVVAPVRSVLQPQVKGLGDLEPVELVKGQEASLDDVVVKLADAAYSRVDLVEKRGEFAVRGGIVDVFPPTEEHPVRVEFWGDEVDSIRHFAVADQRAIAEEHGGATDRLWAPPCRELLLTPEVRDRARKLGEDHPTLIELTDKIAAGIAVEGMESLAPALVDDMELLIDLIPEDSHVLLLDPERIRSRAHDLVATAEEFLGASWAAAASGGVAPIDLSAASYRDLADVRAHAIAQGKPWWSVSPFGLDDAEADLADPDVVGVPVRKIDWQPAKAYRGDTAAAMADIERWRDDSYRVVVVQPAHGTAQRTVEALGERDVPARLAEGDEESAKPVHKTVTVIHARLTHGFLDEANQLVVLTGEDISGQKSSTRDMVKMPARRKKQIDPLELKPGDYVVHEQHGVGQFIEMKQREVQGATREYLVLEYGASKRGAPPDRLYVPADALDQVTRYVGGEQPSLDRLGGADWQKRKARARKAVREIAAELIKLYAARQATKGFQYGPDNPWQRELEDAFPFQETADQLAVIDEVKQDMMRPVPMDRLVCGDVGYGKTEIAVRAAFKAVQDGKQVAVLVPTTLLVSQHLSTFMERMSGFPVNVRGLSRFQTDKEAAEVMAGLTDGTIDIVVGTHRLLNKDVRFKDLGLIIIDEEQRFGVEHKEAMKRLRTSVDFLSMSATPIPRTLEMSITGIREMSTITTPPEERHPVLTYVGAYEDRQIVAAVRRELLREGQVFYIHNRVNSIEKAAARIRELVPEARVAVAHGQMNEKQLEQVMVDFWEKEFDVLVCTTLVESGLDVSNANTMIIERADTLGLSQLHQLRGRVGRSRERAYAYFLYPGEKPLTETAHERLATLAQHSDLGGGMAIAMKDLEIRGAGNLLGGEQSGHIADVGFDLYVRLVGEAVAEFKAGPDGAAEELNEVRIELPVDAHLPHDYIPSERLRLEIYKRLAEVRCDEDVESVAAELLDRYGKPPTEVSSLLQVARFRARARQAGVSEVTLAGKNVRFHPVTLPDSRVVRLNRMYPKSLVKPQLETIMVPRPVSSGFPAKPLDGPDLLDWARVVIDAIIDPLT; this is encoded by the coding sequence ATGGCGGAGGCCAAGGGTGGCCGGATGCTGGCGCTCGACGTCACCGGACCGGAGGCGCTGCGCCCCTTCGTGGTCACCGGTCTCGTACGCCAGGAGCGCACCGTCCTCGCGGTGACCGCCACCTCGCGTGAGGCCGAGGATCTGGTCAGCGACCTCACCGACCTGCTCCCGCCCGACTCGGTCGCCTACTACCCGAGCTGGGAGACGCTGCCCCATGAGCGGCTCTCCCCGCGCAGCGACACGGTGGGACGCCGGCTCGCCGTGCTCCGGCGGCTCCGCCACCCTGATGCCGACGGCGCCCACGGGCCGCTGAAGGTCGTCGTCGCCCCTGTCCGCAGTGTGCTCCAGCCGCAGGTCAAGGGCCTCGGCGACCTCGAGCCGGTGGAGCTGGTCAAGGGTCAGGAGGCCAGCCTCGACGACGTGGTCGTGAAGCTCGCCGACGCCGCCTACTCCCGCGTCGACCTGGTCGAGAAGCGCGGTGAGTTCGCGGTCCGAGGCGGCATCGTGGACGTCTTCCCGCCGACCGAGGAGCACCCGGTCCGCGTCGAGTTCTGGGGCGACGAGGTCGACTCGATCCGCCACTTCGCGGTCGCCGACCAGCGCGCGATCGCCGAGGAGCACGGCGGGGCCACCGATCGCCTCTGGGCGCCGCCGTGCCGCGAGCTCCTGCTGACCCCCGAGGTCCGCGACCGGGCGCGAAAGCTCGGCGAGGACCACCCCACGCTGATCGAGCTCACCGACAAGATCGCCGCCGGGATCGCGGTCGAGGGCATGGAGTCGCTCGCACCCGCGCTCGTCGACGACATGGAGCTGCTGATCGACCTGATCCCCGAGGACAGCCACGTGCTGCTCCTCGACCCCGAGCGCATCCGCAGTCGCGCCCACGACCTGGTCGCCACCGCCGAGGAGTTCCTCGGCGCCTCCTGGGCCGCAGCGGCCAGCGGGGGAGTTGCCCCGATCGACCTCTCCGCGGCTTCCTACCGCGACCTCGCCGACGTACGTGCCCACGCCATCGCGCAGGGCAAGCCGTGGTGGTCGGTCAGCCCGTTCGGGTTGGACGACGCTGAGGCCGACCTCGCCGACCCCGATGTCGTCGGAGTCCCGGTCCGCAAGATCGACTGGCAGCCCGCGAAGGCCTACCGCGGCGACACCGCGGCGGCGATGGCCGACATCGAGCGCTGGCGCGACGACAGCTACCGCGTGGTCGTCGTCCAGCCCGCGCACGGCACGGCGCAGCGTACGGTCGAGGCGCTGGGGGAGCGTGACGTCCCGGCTCGCCTGGCCGAGGGTGACGAGGAGAGCGCCAAGCCGGTCCACAAGACCGTCACCGTGATCCACGCCCGCCTCACCCACGGTTTCCTCGACGAGGCCAACCAGCTGGTCGTGCTCACCGGTGAAGACATCTCCGGCCAGAAGTCGTCCACGCGCGACATGGTCAAGATGCCCGCGCGGCGCAAGAAGCAGATCGACCCGCTCGAGCTCAAGCCCGGCGACTACGTCGTCCACGAGCAGCACGGTGTCGGCCAGTTCATCGAGATGAAGCAGCGCGAGGTGCAGGGCGCGACCCGCGAATACCTCGTCCTGGAGTACGGGGCCTCCAAGCGCGGCGCGCCGCCGGACCGGCTCTACGTCCCGGCCGACGCCCTCGACCAGGTCACCCGCTACGTCGGCGGCGAGCAGCCGAGCCTCGACCGGCTCGGCGGCGCCGACTGGCAGAAGCGGAAGGCTCGGGCGCGCAAGGCGGTAAGAGAGATCGCCGCCGAGCTGATCAAGCTCTACGCCGCCCGGCAGGCCACCAAGGGCTTCCAGTACGGCCCCGACAACCCCTGGCAGCGCGAGCTCGAGGACGCCTTCCCGTTCCAGGAGACGGCCGACCAGCTCGCCGTCATCGACGAGGTCAAGCAGGACATGATGCGGCCGGTGCCGATGGACCGGCTGGTCTGCGGCGACGTCGGCTACGGCAAGACCGAGATCGCCGTGCGGGCCGCGTTCAAGGCGGTCCAGGACGGCAAGCAGGTCGCCGTGCTGGTGCCGACGACGCTGCTGGTCTCCCAGCACCTGTCGACCTTCATGGAGCGGATGTCGGGCTTCCCCGTCAACGTGCGCGGGCTGTCCCGTTTCCAGACCGACAAGGAGGCGGCCGAGGTCATGGCGGGCCTCACCGACGGCACCATCGACATCGTCGTCGGCACCCACCGGCTGCTCAACAAGGACGTACGGTTCAAGGACCTCGGCCTCATCATCATCGACGAGGAGCAGCGCTTCGGCGTCGAGCACAAGGAGGCGATGAAGCGCCTCCGCACGAGCGTCGACTTCCTGTCGATGTCGGCGACCCCGATCCCGCGGACACTGGAGATGTCGATCACCGGCATCCGGGAGATGTCCACGATCACCACGCCGCCCGAGGAGCGACACCCGGTCCTGACGTACGTCGGAGCCTATGAGGACCGCCAGATCGTCGCCGCGGTGCGGCGTGAGCTGCTCCGTGAGGGGCAGGTCTTCTACATCCACAACCGGGTCAACTCGATCGAGAAGGCCGCCGCCCGGATCCGCGAGCTGGTGCCCGAGGCGCGGGTCGCGGTCGCCCACGGCCAGATGAACGAGAAGCAGCTCGAGCAGGTGATGGTCGACTTCTGGGAGAAGGAGTTCGACGTGCTGGTGTGCACCACGCTGGTCGAGTCCGGCCTCGACGTCTCCAACGCCAACACGATGATCATCGAGCGCGCCGACACCCTCGGTCTGAGCCAGCTCCATCAGCTGCGTGGCCGCGTCGGCCGCTCCCGCGAGCGCGCCTACGCCTACTTCCTCTACCCGGGCGAGAAGCCGCTGACCGAGACCGCCCACGAGCGTCTGGCCACCCTGGCGCAGCACTCCGACCTCGGTGGCGGCATGGCGATCGCGATGAAGGACCTCGAGATCCGCGGCGCCGGCAACCTGCTCGGCGGCGAGCAGTCCGGCCACATCGCCGACGTCGGCTTCGACCTCTACGTACGCCTGGTGGGCGAGGCCGTCGCCGAGTTCAAGGCCGGTCCCGACGGTGCGGCCGAGGAGCTCAACGAGGTGAGGATCGAGCTCCCGGTCGATGCGCACCTCCCGCACGACTACATCCCCTCCGAGCGGCTCCGCCTGGAGATCTACAAGCGCCTGGCCGAGGTGCGCTGCGACGAGGACGTCGAGTCCGTCGCCGCCGAGCTCCTCGACCGCTACGGCAAGCCGCCGACGGAGGTCTCCTCGCTCCTCCAGGTCGCCCGCTTCCGCGCCCGCGCCCGGCAGGCCGGCGTCTCCGAGGTCACCCTGGCCGGCAAGAACGTACGCTTCCACCCGGTCACGCTGCCCGACTCCCGGGTCGTGCGGCTCAACCGGATGTACCCGAAGTCGCTGGTCAAGCCGCAGCTGGAGACGATCATGGTGCCGCGCCCGGTCTCCTCCGGGTTCCCGGCCAAGCCCCTCGACGGTCCCGACCTCCTCGACTGGGCCCGGGTCGTCATCGACGCGATCATCGACCCGCTCACGTAG
- a CDS encoding aldo/keto reductase, whose translation MRYTTIGSGAGSRRVSKLALGVMRFGTDTDVSTSYGILDRFVEAGGTFVDTSNNYAYWANGTQGGESETVLGQWRRDRGVGDELVIGTKVGARPTDVVERVENGWENQRDRRWEGLAPENVREQADRSRERLGVERLDLYYAHVPDMNGVPLEEYAAGFAALVKDGVIGQFGLSNHWSWQVERARAVNPEAARPSVLQYHHTYLRMRTDIPDRRLSVDGEIGVADASLLAYLRATPGLTLVAYTPLLSGAYTNPSKPLDPAYDHPGTTARLAVLDEVAAETGATRNQVVLAWMLGDSLPVIPLVGASSVAQLDESLAAVDLELSEEQRARLDAAGR comes from the coding sequence ATGCGATACACGACCATCGGATCAGGCGCCGGCTCCCGGCGCGTCAGCAAGCTCGCGCTCGGTGTGATGCGGTTCGGGACGGACACGGACGTCTCGACCTCCTATGGCATCCTCGACCGCTTCGTCGAGGCCGGCGGCACCTTCGTCGACACCTCGAACAACTACGCCTACTGGGCCAACGGCACCCAGGGAGGCGAGAGCGAGACCGTGCTCGGTCAGTGGCGCCGCGACCGCGGCGTCGGCGACGAGCTCGTCATCGGCACCAAGGTCGGCGCGCGACCGACGGATGTCGTCGAGCGGGTCGAGAACGGCTGGGAGAACCAGCGCGACCGCCGCTGGGAGGGCTTGGCCCCGGAGAACGTACGCGAGCAGGCCGACCGCTCCCGCGAGCGCCTCGGCGTCGAGCGCCTCGACCTCTACTACGCGCACGTGCCGGACATGAACGGTGTGCCGCTGGAGGAGTACGCCGCCGGCTTCGCGGCCCTCGTGAAGGACGGCGTCATCGGCCAGTTCGGGCTGAGCAACCACTGGTCCTGGCAGGTCGAGCGGGCGCGGGCGGTGAACCCGGAGGCCGCGCGGCCGAGCGTGCTGCAGTATCACCACACCTACCTGCGGATGCGCACCGACATCCCCGACCGGCGGCTCTCGGTCGACGGCGAGATCGGCGTGGCCGACGCCTCGCTGCTGGCCTACCTGCGGGCGACGCCGGGACTCACGCTGGTGGCCTACACACCGCTGCTCAGCGGCGCCTACACGAACCCGTCGAAGCCGCTCGACCCCGCCTACGACCACCCGGGGACAACCGCCCGGCTGGCGGTGCTCGACGAGGTCGCCGCCGAGACCGGCGCGACCCGCAACCAGGTCGTGCTGGCCTGGATGCTCGGCGACTCGCTCCCGGTCATCCCGCTGGTCGGGGCGTCCTCGGTGGCTCAGCTCGACGAGAGCCTCGCCGCGGTCGACCTCGAGCTCAGCGAGGAGCAGAGGGCTCGGCTCGACGCTGCTGGGCGATGA
- a CDS encoding MerR family transcriptional regulator — MTSQVHSNGLSIAEVAERTGLTAHTLRYYERDGLMLGVGRNGSGHRAYTEDDLGWITLITRLRSTGMPIREIRRYAEMVRDGGGNEEARLALLRAHRDRVRAQLEETAAHLDAIEFKVSYYAAAVGETDPDAELIAQQRRAEPSAPR, encoded by the coding sequence ATGACGTCGCAGGTGCACAGCAACGGACTCAGCATCGCCGAGGTGGCCGAGCGGACCGGCCTGACCGCCCACACGCTGCGCTACTACGAGCGCGACGGGCTGATGCTCGGCGTCGGCCGCAACGGCTCGGGCCACCGCGCCTACACCGAGGACGATCTCGGCTGGATCACGCTGATCACCCGGCTGCGCTCGACCGGGATGCCGATCCGGGAGATCCGTCGCTATGCCGAGATGGTCCGCGACGGTGGTGGCAACGAGGAGGCGCGCCTCGCCCTGCTGCGCGCACACCGCGACCGGGTGCGCGCGCAGCTGGAGGAGACGGCTGCCCATCTCGACGCGATCGAGTTCAAGGTCTCCTACTACGCCGCGGCGGTCGGCGAGACCGACCCCGACGCCGAGCTCATCGCCCAGCAGCGTCGAGCCGAGCCCTCTGCTCCTCGCTGA
- a CDS encoding SDR family NAD(P)-dependent oxidoreductase has translation MTRNALVTGASRGIGRAIAVRLAADGVGLLGIHYGSNRSAAAETARLVESAGARAVLIEADLGKDGAQAAADIAEAWAGAALAEEDGFDILVNNAGVNGNQELHELDPDTARRVLEVNLIAPMFLTQALAPRLREGGRVINVSTGYTRVAAPTHLTYAASKAGINNLTRSLAAPLAARGVTVNAVLPGVIETDINADWINLPGPRAQAEALSVFGRIGTAEDVADAVGFLASSQARWVTGETLDVTGGSAL, from the coding sequence ATGACCCGCAACGCCCTCGTCACCGGAGCATCGCGCGGCATCGGCCGCGCCATCGCCGTACGTCTCGCCGCCGACGGCGTCGGCCTGCTGGGCATCCACTACGGCTCGAACCGATCAGCCGCCGCGGAGACCGCGAGGCTCGTCGAGTCCGCCGGGGCGAGGGCGGTCCTGATCGAGGCGGACCTCGGGAAGGACGGCGCGCAGGCGGCGGCCGACATCGCGGAGGCCTGGGCCGGGGCGGCGCTCGCCGAGGAGGACGGCTTCGACATCCTGGTCAACAACGCCGGCGTCAACGGCAACCAGGAGCTCCACGAGCTCGACCCGGACACCGCCCGCCGCGTGCTCGAGGTCAACCTGATCGCGCCGATGTTCCTGACCCAGGCGCTCGCGCCGCGGCTGCGCGAGGGCGGCCGGGTCATCAACGTGTCGACGGGATACACCCGGGTGGCGGCGCCGACCCACCTGACGTACGCCGCCTCCAAGGCCGGCATCAACAACCTCACCCGCTCCCTGGCGGCGCCGCTCGCCGCACGCGGCGTGACCGTCAACGCGGTCCTCCCCGGCGTGATCGAGACCGACATCAACGCCGACTGGATCAACCTCCCGGGGCCGCGGGCGCAGGCCGAGGCGCTGTCGGTGTTCGGCCGGATCGGCACGGCGGAGGATGTCGCCGACGCCGTCGGGTTCCTGGCCTCGTCCCAGGCGCGCTGGGTCACCGGGGAGACGCTCGACGTGACCGGCGGCTCGGCCCTCTGA
- a CDS encoding TetR/AcrR family transcriptional regulator codes for MEMRKASRGRPRSFDEDAVLDAAMRAFWEHGYEGTSVATLEAATGLKAPSLYGAFGSKEALYQSALERYASEHGAVLRPEGPVREAIAEFLLDAADRFSEGGLPAGCMISTAALGVGAAQRGVATRPARMRAQTLAGIEQRLRRAVDEGELPAETDAGALARLVGAVIQGMSVQAIDGASRADLRALATVAMNAWPTAG; via the coding sequence ATGGAAATGCGCAAGGCCTCCCGCGGACGACCCCGCTCCTTCGACGAGGACGCGGTGCTCGATGCCGCGATGCGGGCGTTCTGGGAGCACGGCTACGAAGGCACGAGCGTCGCGACGCTCGAGGCCGCGACCGGCTTGAAGGCGCCGAGCCTCTACGGGGCGTTCGGCTCCAAGGAGGCGCTCTACCAGTCGGCTCTCGAGCGCTACGCGAGCGAGCACGGCGCGGTGCTGCGGCCCGAGGGACCTGTCCGCGAGGCGATCGCGGAGTTCCTCCTCGACGCGGCCGACCGGTTCAGCGAGGGCGGGCTGCCGGCGGGCTGCATGATCTCCACGGCCGCGCTCGGGGTCGGCGCCGCGCAGCGCGGGGTCGCCACCCGCCCGGCCAGGATGCGGGCGCAGACGCTCGCCGGGATCGAGCAGCGGCTGCGGCGCGCGGTCGATGAGGGTGAGCTGCCCGCTGAGACCGACGCCGGCGCTCTGGCCCGCCTGGTCGGCGCCGTGATCCAGGGCATGTCGGTGCAGGCGATCGACGGCGCGTCCCGTGCCGATCTGCGTGCCCTCGCCACGGTCGCGATGAACGCCTGGCCCACAGCGGGTTGA
- a CDS encoding M15 family metallopeptidase, whose product MRTRTYAAALAVLALALAACGVASEAGPAPAPSPTVDASRSVSAEPSPSDVPSSSPVVPQPGSVPPPWLGTRVLKEDAQGYGIARPTPPELRHRAWTLPDVVPMLPGDGFAAEVDVAPDDVIERSTWVPGCPVSRQELAWVRMTFWGFDGARHTGEMLINARVAEDVVGVFRRLYEARFPIEQMDIATKAALDARPTGDGNGTGGFVCRPSVGQTSFSQHAYGLAIDINTFQNPYVKGDRVIPELARWYLNRSRKAPGMIHADDVVVQAFADIGWGWGGDWNSLKDYQHFSENGT is encoded by the coding sequence GTGAGAACCCGGACGTACGCCGCCGCGCTGGCGGTCCTCGCGCTCGCGCTCGCCGCCTGTGGCGTGGCCTCCGAGGCCGGCCCCGCGCCCGCACCGAGCCCGACGGTGGACGCATCGAGATCGGTGTCGGCGGAGCCGTCGCCCAGTGACGTACCGTCGTCTTCTCCGGTTGTCCCGCAGCCGGGCTCGGTGCCGCCGCCGTGGCTCGGAACACGGGTGCTGAAGGAGGACGCGCAGGGTTACGGGATCGCCCGGCCGACGCCGCCGGAGCTGCGTCACCGGGCGTGGACGCTGCCGGACGTCGTGCCGATGCTGCCCGGCGACGGGTTCGCCGCCGAGGTCGACGTCGCCCCCGACGACGTGATCGAGCGCTCGACCTGGGTGCCGGGATGCCCGGTCTCACGTCAGGAGCTGGCCTGGGTCCGGATGACGTTCTGGGGCTTCGACGGCGCCCGCCACACCGGGGAGATGCTCATCAACGCCCGGGTCGCCGAGGACGTCGTCGGGGTCTTCCGTCGTCTGTACGAGGCGAGGTTCCCGATCGAGCAGATGGACATCGCCACGAAGGCGGCCCTGGACGCGCGCCCGACCGGTGACGGCAACGGCACCGGCGGCTTCGTCTGCCGCCCCTCGGTGGGCCAGACCTCGTTCTCCCAGCACGCCTACGGCCTGGCGATCGACATCAACACCTTCCAGAACCCGTACGTCAAGGGCGACCGCGTCATCCCCGAGCTGGCCCGTTGGTATCTGAACCGGTCCCGGAAGGCGCCCGGGATGATCCACGCCGACGATGTCGTGGTCCAGGCGTTCGCCGACATCGGCTGGGGCTGGGGCGGCGACTGGAACTCCCTGAAGGACTACCAGCACTTCTCCGAGAACGGCACCTGA
- a CDS encoding siderophore-interacting protein has protein sequence MNRPAKPETVLVVTATERLSPTMIRVSFRSEDLGAFSSSVFTDRYVKLVFPHEDGEVVRTYTALNPSVENGTLDIDFVVHGTEGYAGPWAAAAQPGDTLSARGPGGAYAPDPTADWHLIAGDETALPAIRAALAALPADARGYAVIDVPATGHEQPLDHPDGVEVTWLVTGGHAHHAAEDAEGHEQPLVTAIRQLPWLEGRVHAFVHGEAAVTMHGIRPYLLKERGVPKADLSISGYWRRGRTEETFREWKRELAAAESV, from the coding sequence ATGAACCGTCCCGCGAAGCCCGAGACCGTCCTCGTCGTCACCGCCACCGAGCGGCTGAGTCCGACGATGATCCGGGTCAGCTTCCGTTCCGAGGACCTCGGCGCCTTCTCGTCGAGCGTGTTCACCGACCGCTACGTGAAGCTGGTCTTCCCGCACGAGGACGGCGAGGTGGTGCGCACCTATACCGCGCTCAACCCCTCGGTCGAGAACGGCACGCTCGACATCGACTTCGTCGTCCACGGCACCGAGGGCTACGCCGGCCCCTGGGCCGCTGCCGCCCAGCCCGGTGACACCCTCTCGGCGCGTGGTCCCGGCGGGGCCTACGCGCCCGACCCCACGGCCGACTGGCACCTGATCGCCGGCGACGAGACCGCCCTGCCCGCCATCCGCGCGGCGCTGGCCGCTCTGCCGGCCGACGCCCGTGGCTACGCGGTCATCGACGTCCCCGCGACCGGCCACGAGCAGCCTCTCGACCACCCAGACGGCGTCGAGGTGACCTGGCTCGTCACCGGCGGCCACGCCCACCACGCCGCCGAGGACGCCGAGGGCCACGAGCAGCCCCTCGTCACCGCGATCCGCCAGCTGCCCTGGCTCGAGGGCCGCGTGCACGCCTTCGTCCACGGCGAGGCCGCGGTCACCATGCACGGCATCCGCCCCTACCTCCTCAAGGAGCGCGGCGTCCCGAAGGCCGACCTCTCCATCTCCGGCTACTGGCGCCGGGGTCGCACCGAGGAGACCTTCCGCGAGTGGAAGCGCGAGCTCGCCGCCGCCGAGTCCGTCTGA
- a CDS encoding arsenate reductase/protein-tyrosine-phosphatase family protein: MDTATILVVCTGNVRRSPAIEAMLREGVGQIGGLARHGINVISAGSEALEGYEMDPMIASEVALAGTRLTRHQAYPLDVDDIESADLIITAERSHRSEVARLVPSAVKRTFTLVEIAALGDLLGRTALGGPAGSEADAATRLRTLVQLAPLQRARRRVRRPADDDLLDLRKRSPREARRLVTEARGHVETLLKVLEPSLSLVSKPQRPAPAIPSPAAPVETTQPRSVHSTRSAG, from the coding sequence ATGGACACCGCGACGATCCTGGTCGTCTGCACCGGGAACGTACGCCGATCGCCGGCGATCGAGGCGATGCTCCGTGAGGGTGTCGGCCAGATCGGCGGGCTCGCGCGCCACGGCATCAATGTGATCTCGGCCGGCAGCGAGGCGCTCGAGGGCTACGAGATGGATCCGATGATCGCCTCCGAGGTGGCTCTCGCCGGCACCCGGCTGACCCGGCACCAGGCCTACCCGCTCGACGTCGACGACATCGAGAGCGCCGACCTGATCATCACCGCCGAACGCTCGCACCGCAGCGAGGTCGCGCGCCTCGTGCCGTCGGCGGTCAAGCGCACCTTCACGCTCGTCGAGATCGCCGCCCTGGGCGACCTCCTCGGCCGCACCGCTCTCGGAGGTCCCGCCGGCTCGGAGGCTGATGCGGCCACCCGGTTGCGTACGTTGGTGCAGCTCGCCCCGCTGCAGCGGGCCCGGCGGCGGGTCCGCCGTCCGGCCGACGACGATCTCCTCGATCTGCGGAAGCGGTCGCCGCGCGAGGCCCGGCGACTCGTCACCGAGGCCCGCGGTCACGTGGAGACGCTGCTCAAGGTGCTCGAGCCGAGCCTGTCGCTGGTCAGCAAGCCGCAGCGGCCCGCTCCGGCGATCCCCTCGCCCGCCGCTCCGGTCGAGACGACCCAGCCCCGGTCCGTGCACTCCACCCGGTCGGCGGGTTGA
- a CDS encoding polysaccharide biosynthesis tyrosine autokinase, with amino-acid sequence MDLRDYVAALRKRWYIVAVLAILGASAAFAQAHASPPQYRAQSTVFVSIARGATTQELVQGSTFTQDIVQSYAKLATMPVVLDQVIYDLDLDTTPKALAEQITAENPLDTVIIEIDAVATTSTGASDLANSVADELTTTITNLSPSSNKKAAVEVTVVARADPPEEAFAPRTRLAALVGFTAGFGLGVAIAVVRALLDTRVRTAAEIEQLTDVGLLGAIPRRRGQRRSRGAVTAIDPHNVAAEAYRRLQTNLQYLDASSPVRSMVVTSSIGGEGKSTTSINLALAIAEQGQRVLLVDADMRRPAVADYCGLEGAAGLTTVLIGKAELDDVIQVWGDANLHVLTMGEIPPNPAQLIGSPRMVDLLEEARSSYDVVILDSPPLLPVADGAILSRLTDGALVVANCRTIHRPQVLEAIDSLENVDARCLGIVANQVRDTAAHTYYGQPEQGWFARLLSGFVRPREPRQQGYPAAGS; translated from the coding sequence TTGGACCTGCGCGACTATGTCGCTGCCCTGCGAAAGCGCTGGTACATCGTCGCCGTGCTGGCGATCCTCGGCGCCAGCGCGGCCTTCGCGCAAGCGCACGCGAGCCCGCCGCAGTACCGGGCGCAGAGCACCGTCTTCGTCTCGATCGCCCGCGGCGCGACGACCCAGGAGCTGGTCCAGGGCTCGACCTTCACCCAGGACATCGTCCAGTCCTACGCCAAGCTGGCCACGATGCCGGTGGTGCTCGACCAGGTCATCTACGACCTCGACCTCGACACCACGCCCAAGGCGCTGGCCGAGCAGATCACCGCGGAGAACCCGCTCGACACCGTGATCATCGAGATCGACGCGGTCGCGACCACGAGCACCGGCGCCTCCGACCTCGCCAACTCGGTCGCCGACGAGCTCACCACCACGATCACCAACCTCTCCCCCAGCTCCAACAAGAAGGCCGCGGTCGAGGTGACCGTGGTCGCCCGCGCCGACCCGCCGGAGGAGGCGTTCGCCCCGCGTACGCGGCTGGCCGCTCTGGTCGGTTTCACCGCCGGCTTCGGGCTCGGCGTCGCGATCGCGGTGGTGCGCGCGCTCCTCGACACCCGGGTCAGGACCGCGGCCGAGATCGAGCAGCTCACCGACGTGGGGCTTCTCGGGGCGATCCCCCGGCGACGGGGTCAGCGGCGCTCACGTGGCGCGGTGACCGCCATCGACCCCCACAACGTCGCTGCCGAGGCCTACCGGAGGCTGCAGACCAACCTGCAATACCTGGATGCTTCTTCCCCGGTCCGCTCGATGGTCGTGACCTCCTCGATCGGCGGCGAGGGCAAGTCGACCACCTCCATCAACCTGGCGCTGGCGATCGCGGAGCAGGGCCAGCGCGTGCTGCTCGTCGACGCCGACATGCGCCGCCCGGCGGTCGCCGACTACTGCGGGCTGGAGGGTGCGGCCGGGCTGACCACGGTGCTGATCGGCAAGGCCGAGCTCGACGACGTCATCCAGGTCTGGGGCGACGCCAACCTGCACGTGCTCACCATGGGCGAGATCCCGCCCAACCCCGCGCAGCTGATCGGCTCGCCGCGGATGGTCGACCTGCTGGAGGAGGCGCGGTCGAGCTACGACGTGGTCATCCTCGACTCCCCGCCGCTGCTTCCGGTCGCCGACGGCGCGATCCTGTCCCGCCTGACCGACGGCGCTCTGGTGGTCGCCAACTGCCGCACCATCCACCGTCCCCAGGTCCTGGAGGCCATCGACAGCCTCGAGAACGTCGACGCCCGCTGCCTCGGCATCGTCGCCAACCAGGTCCGTGACACGGCTGCCCACACCTACTACGGCCAGCCGGAGCAGGGCTGGTTCGCCCGCCTCCTCTCCGGATTCGTACGTCCCCGGGAACCGCGCCAGCAGGGCTACCCCGCCGCCGGGAGCTGA